A region from the Cannabis sativa cultivar Pink pepper isolate KNU-18-1 chromosome 9, ASM2916894v1, whole genome shotgun sequence genome encodes:
- the LOC115700259 gene encoding uncharacterized protein LOC115700259 → MRRSFTESQKDLKETLLAKMDELMAMVKGAPTPGEPTPAPQNEEQEASDNEDVFPEDWEADDNEAPSTPLEAIITAIGDTQSQDEVLLLPGPPENVPFVRKRKPPKYLNDYTAEKKKRRVLPENVDPERPVDRRLFRTFKRWLIGDIPNARPRNVHTGVGDVKFFTTLFLRSDWLHDDHIDAISHLMRRRRHHFPELYPQPDAVNQYYLGMESRYMPCWKDLNFIYFVLYFDHQKHWVAVEVDIDMWQIRVYDNDLSCTTDAQFDAIMLPWTELFPHLLRSTGYYDQVNNNILNVDLGDSSQLRSMHARRMPSEVVPQSKTSGDCGVYELEYIEHLMLNRSLDNITDDSMRMFRDRWCVDLFYQNLTW, encoded by the exons ATGAGGCGGTCCTTCACAGAGAGTCAGAAAGATCTGAAGGAGACTCTACTGGCTAAGATGGACGAGTTGATGGCTATGGTAAAAGGAGCGCCCACACCTGGAGAGCCCACACCTGCACCGCAAAATGAGGAACAAGAGGCGAGTGATAACGAAGATGTCTTCCCAGAAGATTGGGAAGCAGATGATAACGAGGCACCGTCAACTCCATTGGAAGCAATTATCACGGCCATTGGGGATACACAATCACAGGACGAAGTCCTACTTCTACCTGGACCCCCAGAAAATGTGCCATTTGTGAGGAAGAGGAAGCCGCCAAAGTACTTGAACGACTACACTGCGGAAAAGAAAAAGAGGCGAGTTCTTCCAGAGAACGTAGACCCGGAGAGACCAGTAGACCGTAGATTGTTTCGTACGTTCAAGAGGTGGTTGATTGGAGACATTCCCAATGCCCGACCTAGGAATGTGCACACCGGTGTTGGCGATGTCAAGTTCTTCACAACTTTGTTTCTTAGGTCGGATTGGCTTCACGATGAT CACATAGATGCCATATCACACTTGATGAGGAGGAGACGCCATCATTTTCCAGAGTTGTACCCTCAGCCAG ATGCAGTGAACCAGTACTATCTGGGTATGGAGAGCCGTTACATGCCATGTTGGAAGGATTTGAACTTCATATACTTCGTCCTGTACTTCGATCATCAAAAACATTGGGTTGCTGTTGAGGTAGATATTGATATGTGGCAGATTCGGGTGTACGATAATGATTTATCATGCACCACCGACGCACAGTTTGATGCCATCATGCTACCTTGGACTGAGTTGTTTCCACATCTGCTGAGGTCTACTGGCTATTATGATCAAGTGAACAACAACATTCTGAATGTGGACTTAGGGGACAGTAGCCAACTCAGATCAATGCATGCTAGACGCATGCCAAGTGAGGTGGTTCCCCAAAGTAAAACAAG TGGTGATTGTGGGGTGTATGAACTTGAGTACATCGAACACCTAATGCTGAATCGGTCCTTGGACAACATTACAGACGATAGCATGAGAATGTTCAGAGATCGGTGGTGTGTAGACTTGTTTTATCAGAACTTAACTTGGTGA
- the LOC115722810 gene encoding long chain base biosynthesis protein 1: protein MESFGLKMVKSTLEWVTLALDAPSAGAVVYGVHIGGHYFVEGLLFVVILFLLSQKSYKPPKRPLTDKEIDELCEEWVPEPLIPPITEEMKLEPPVLESAAGPHTTVNGKEVVNFASANYLGLIGHEKLIESCTSALEKYGVGSCGPRGFYGTIDVHLDCEGRIAKFLGTTDSILYSYGLSTMFSAIPAFAKKGDIIVVDEGVHWGIQNGLYLSRSTIVPFKHNDMESLRNTLEKVTAGNKRAKKLRRYIVVESVYQNSGQIAPLDEIIRLKEKYRFRVLLDESNSFGVLGKSGRGLTEHFGVPVEKIDIITAAMGHALATEGGFCTGSARVIDHQRLSSSGYVFSASLPPYLASAAITAIDVLEEKPDLITKLKENIAILWKGLSDIPGLSVASNPDSPIVFLTLKKSMGSSKADRDLLQEIADSVLKEESILVVTSKKSTLDKCPLPAGIRLFVSAGHSESDLLKASESLKRVAASVLERCA from the exons ATGGAATCTTTTGGATTGAAAATGGTAAAAAGTACTTTAGAATGGGTGACACTGGCTTTGGACGCTCCTTCTGCTGGAGCTGTTGTTTACGGAGTTCATATCGGCG GACATTATTTTGTGGAAGGTCTTTTGTTCGTGGTGATCCTTTTCTTGTTATCCCAGAAAAGTTATAAGCCTCCTAAACGACCATTGACAGATAAG GAAATAGATGAGTTATGTGAGGAATGGGTTCCAGAACCTCTTATTCCTCCTATCACAGAAGAAATGAAGTTGGAACCCCCGGTGTTGGAAAG TGCTGCAGGACCACATACAACTGTCAATGGCAAAGAAGTTGTGAACTTTGCTTCGGCAAATTATCTCGGATTAATAGGACATGAGAAGTTAATT GAATCATGTACCTCTGCATTGGAAAAATATGGAGTCGGTTCCTGCGGTCCTCGTGGGTTTTATGGAACAATTG ATGTCCATCTCGATTGTGAAGGAAGAATCGCTAAGTTTTTGGGTACTACAGACTCCATTCTTTATTCCTATGGACTTTCCACTATGTTTAGTGCTATACCAGCTTTTGCCAAAAAAGGAGATATAATTGTTGT AGATGAGGGTGTTCATTGGGGAATACAAAATGGTTTATATCTGTCGAGAAGCACTATTGTTCCTTTCAAGCATAATGATATGGAATCTTTAAGAAACACCTTGGAGAAGGTCACTGCTGGAAATAAGCGTGCTAAAAAATTGCGGCGCTACATTGTGGTTGAATCAGTTTACCAG AATTCTGGGCAAATAGCCCCTTTAGATGAGATTATTAGACTGAAGGAGAAGTATCGATTTCGTGTTTTATTGGATGAAAGCAACTCGTTTGGTGTACTTGGGAAAAGCGGAAGAGGTCTGACTGAACACTTTGGAGTTCCG GTTGAGAAAATAGATATAATTACTGCTGCAATGGGACATGCATTAGCTACAGAAGGAGGATTTTGCACTGGAAGTGCTAGGGTCATTGATCACCAG CGATTGAGTAGTTCTGGATATGTATTTTCTGCTTCATTGCCCCCATATCTTGCCAGTGCTGCCATTACCGCCATTGATGTCCTGGAGGAAAAGCCTGATCTCATAACAAAACTGAAGGAAAATATTGCAATACTGTGGAAAG GATTATCTGACATACCAGGACTTTCGGTAGCAAGCAATCCTGATTCACCTATTGTTTTTCTAACATTGAAGAAGTCGATGGGCTCATCAAAAGCCGACAGGGATCTCCTTCAAGAAATTGCTGACAGT GTATTGAAGGAAGAGTCAATACTTGTGGTGACCTCCAAGAAATCAACACTAGATAAATGTCCATTGCCTGCTGGAATCAGATTGTTCGTCTCTGCTGGGCATTCAGAATCAGATCTGCTTAAGGCATCGGAATCATTGAAAAGAGTTGCAGCCTCAGTGTTGGAGCGTTGTGCTTGA